In Mailhella massiliensis, a genomic segment contains:
- a CDS encoding BMC domain-containing protein: MVHSVLDEPVDPPLRSLALIETFGIVYMLEAADAMIKAADVELIGYENVASGYISVLTQGDVAACKAAVAAGIKAVEAMGASVYSSCVIPTPHRDLVKMTRRYAIENLLA, from the coding sequence ATGGTGCACAGCGTTCTCGACGAACCCGTCGATCCTCCGCTCCGTTCTCTTGCGCTCATCGAGACTTTCGGCATCGTGTACATGCTTGAGGCCGCCGACGCCATGATCAAGGCCGCCGATGTGGAACTCATCGGGTACGAGAACGTGGCTTCCGGCTATATTTCGGTGCTCACGCAGGGCGACGTCGCGGCCTGCAAGGCCGCCGTGGCCGCGGGCATCAAGGCCGTGGAGGCCATGGGGGCTTCCGTGTACAGCTCCTGCGTCATTCCCACCCCGCACAGGGATCTGGTGAAGATGACGCGCCGCTACGCCATCGAGAATCTTCTTGCCTGA
- a CDS encoding aldehyde dehydrogenase family protein → MMIADKDLLSMQYARILAENAREAQKKLAAFSQERLDEIVEHVAGEMEAHARALAVMSFEETDYGRREDKLAEILFVCRRVREALRGMRCVGPLKCDASGNVLEVGVPRGVIAALCPSTSPVSTTIYKALLAVKSGNCIIFTLHPRAERCMGRTLDLIISAASACGLPEGGISYLSTTTKSGTVELMRHPAVSLVLATGVTAMLEAAEASGKPLICGGTGNGPAFIERSADVRAAVRDIVFSKTFDCGIAPSAEQCVVVDARIAEETRRAFEAEGAWFMGEKETRALAGVLFHHDGRRRRDMLGIDAPTLARRAGFEAPAGTKLLIAERKYVSDTDVYNRELLAPVLPWYVEDDWMHACEKCIELLLFDRAGHTLVIHSRDAEVIRQFALKKPVARLLVNTPAVFGGMGATTELFPAMTLGSGLAGHGMTSDNVSPMNLVYIRRVGYGVRSADDVLRSLHDRIPEGTVPCACPPQADNEDRLETLRRLLREAVRALSAEQK, encoded by the coding sequence ATGATGATTGCCGATAAAGACCTGCTTTCCATGCAGTACGCCAGAATCCTTGCGGAAAACGCGAGGGAGGCGCAGAAGAAGCTGGCCGCCTTTTCTCAGGAGCGGCTGGATGAGATCGTCGAACATGTGGCCGGAGAAATGGAGGCCCATGCCCGCGCCCTTGCCGTCATGTCCTTCGAGGAGACGGATTACGGCCGCAGGGAAGACAAGCTGGCGGAAATTCTCTTTGTGTGCCGCAGGGTGCGCGAAGCTCTGCGCGGTATGCGCTGCGTGGGGCCTCTGAAGTGCGACGCCTCCGGCAATGTGCTGGAAGTCGGCGTGCCGCGCGGCGTCATTGCGGCGCTGTGCCCCTCCACGAGTCCCGTTTCCACCACCATCTATAAGGCGCTGCTCGCCGTAAAGTCGGGCAACTGCATCATTTTCACCCTGCATCCGCGTGCGGAACGCTGCATGGGGCGTACTCTCGACCTCATCATTTCCGCCGCATCCGCCTGCGGTTTGCCGGAAGGGGGCATTTCCTATCTCTCCACCACGACCAAGAGCGGTACGGTGGAGCTCATGCGGCATCCGGCCGTGTCTCTGGTGCTCGCCACGGGCGTGACGGCCATGCTGGAGGCTGCGGAAGCCTCGGGCAAGCCGCTCATCTGCGGCGGCACGGGCAACGGGCCCGCCTTCATCGAGCGCAGCGCCGACGTGCGGGCGGCCGTGCGGGACATCGTGTTCAGCAAGACCTTCGACTGCGGCATCGCTCCTTCCGCTGAACAGTGCGTGGTGGTGGACGCCCGCATTGCGGAAGAGACGCGGCGCGCCTTTGAAGCGGAAGGGGCCTGGTTCATGGGCGAGAAGGAAACCCGCGCCCTGGCCGGGGTGCTCTTCCATCACGACGGCAGGCGCCGCCGCGACATGCTCGGCATAGACGCTCCCACCCTGGCCCGCCGGGCCGGATTCGAGGCTCCCGCCGGGACGAAACTGCTCATTGCCGAGCGCAAATATGTTTCCGATACCGACGTGTACAACAGGGAGCTTCTGGCTCCGGTTCTGCCTTGGTATGTGGAGGATGACTGGATGCACGCCTGCGAGAAGTGCATCGAGCTTCTTCTCTTCGACCGGGCGGGCCACACGCTGGTCATCCATTCCCGCGACGCGGAGGTCATACGGCAGTTTGCGCTGAAGAAGCCCGTGGCGAGGCTTCTGGTGAACACTCCGGCCGTGTTCGGCGGCATGGGCGCCACCACGGAACTTTTCCCCGCCATGACGCTGGGCAGCGGTCTGGCCGGGCACGGCATGACTTCCGACAATGTTTCCCCCATGAACCTCGTCTACATCCGCAGAGTCGGCTACGGCGTGCGGAGCGCGGACGACG